A window from Eubalaena glacialis isolate mEubGla1 chromosome 1, mEubGla1.1.hap2.+ XY, whole genome shotgun sequence encodes these proteins:
- the LOC133100430 gene encoding proline-rich protein 13-like translates to MWNPNAGQPGPYPHPPNVGYPGGCNPAHPPPATPTFPPGPFPTPPGAPQGNPAFPPGGSCHPVPQPGYPGCQPSGPYPPPYPPPAPGMCPVNPLAPGMVGPGMVIEKKMQKKMKKAHKKKQKHHKHGKHSSSSSSSSSSDSD, encoded by the coding sequence ATGTGGAATCCCAATGCCGGGCAGCCAGGGCCATATCCACACCCTCCTAACGTCGGGTACCCTGGAGGTTGCAATCCTGCCCATCCACCACCTGCCACCCCTACCTTTCCTCCAGGCCCCTTTCCCACTCCCCCAGGAGCACCCCAGGGGAATCCAGCCTTTCCCCCTGGTGGGTCCTGTCATCCTGTGCCACAACCAGGGTATCCAGGATGCCAACCCTCAGGTCCCTACCCCCCTCCATACCCACCACCTGCCCCTGGCATGTGTCCTGTGAATCCATTGGCTCCTGGCATGGTAGGACCAGGAATGGTGATTGAAAAGAAgatgcaaaagaaaatgaaaaaagctcATAAAAAGAAGCAGAAACACCACAAACATGGCAagcattcctcctcctcctcctcctcttccagcaGTGACTCTGACTGA